One genomic window of Elaeis guineensis isolate ETL-2024a chromosome 2, EG11, whole genome shotgun sequence includes the following:
- the LOC105040675 gene encoding transcriptional corepressor LEUNIG isoform X3 gives MSQNNWEADKMLDVYIYDYLVKRNLQATAKAFQAEGKVSSDPVAIDAPGGFLFEWWSVFWDIFIARTNEKHSDVAASYIETQHAKAREQQQPLPQQQQQQQQQQQQQHQHIQMQQLLLQRQQQQQQQQQQQQQQQQQQQQQQQQQQQQRREGAHLLNGTANGLVGSDSLIRQSPGTANALATKMYEERLKLPLQRDPMDEASMKQRFGENVGQLVDPSHASMLKSAATSGQPSGQVLHGSSGGLSGTLQQVQARNQQLPGSTQDIKTEMNPILNPRAAGPDGSLIGIPGSNQAGNNLTLKGWPLTGLDQLRSGILQQQKSFMQSPQPFHQLQFLSPHQQQLLLQAQQNLTSPSAGDVDTRRLRMLLNNRSMLLGKDGQSNNVGDVIPNVGSPMQTSCSVMPRADTDMLIKKIAQLQQQQQQQQQQSNSQQQQLQQHAISSQQSQNSNHLLPQQEKLSTGNVTVDGSMSSSFRGTDQASKTQGGRKRKQPVSSSGPANSSGTANTAGPSPSSAPSTPSTHTPGDVMSMPQLQHNGGSSKPLIVFGSEGTGTLTSPSNQLADMDRFVEDGSLDDNVESFLSHDDADPRDTVGRCMDISKGFTFAEIRSARASTNKVVCCHFSSDGKLLATGGHDKKAVLWYTETLKPKSTLEEHSLLITDVRFSPSMPRLATSSFDKTVRVWDADNPGYSLRTFMGHSASVMSLDFHPNKEDLICSCDGDGEIRYWSINNGSCARVFKGGTAQMRFQPRQGRYLAAAADNAISILDVETQVCRNLLKGHRKHVDSVCWNPSGELLASVSEDSVKVWSLGSGSEGECVHEMSCNGSKFHSCVFHPAYPSLLVIGCYQSLELWDMPENKTMTLPAHDGLIAALAVSNVTGLVASASHDKFVKLWK, from the exons ACTCAACATGCTAAAGCAAGAGAGCAGCAGCAGCCCCTGcctcaacagcagcagcagcagcagcagcagcagcagcaacaacatCAACATATTCAAATGCAACAACTTCTGTTACAgaggcagcagcagcagcagcagcagcagcaacagcagcagcagcagcaacagcagcagcagcaacagcagcagcagcagcagcagcagcgtaGAGAGGGAGCTCATCTTCTAAATGGCACTGCAAATGGGCTTGTTGGCAGTGATTCGTTAATTCGGCAGAGTCCTGGAACTGCTAATGCATTGGCAACAAAAATGTATGAGGAACGATTGAAGTTGCCACTCCAAAGGGATCCTATGGATGAAGCATCCATGAAG CAAAGATTTGGTGAAAATGTGGGTCAGCTAGTGGATCCAAGCCATGCGTCCATGTTAAAATCAGCTGCAACATCTGGACAACCTTCAGG GCAAGTTTTGCATGGTTCATCTGGAGGCTTATCGGGGACTCTGCAGCAGGTTCAGGCTAGAAACCAACAACTTCCTGGATCAACACAG GATATCAAGACTGAGATGAATCCAATTTTGAACCCGAGAGCTGCAGGTCCTGATGGATCACTAATTGGAATTCCAG GATCTAATCAAGCTGGGAACAATTTGACTTTGAAAGGATGGCCTCTCACA GGACTTGACCAGCTCCGTTCAGGAATTCTGCAACAACAAAAATCATTTATGCAGTCCCCGCAACCATTTCATCAACTTCAGTTTCTAAGTCCCCACCAACAACAGTTACTTCTTCAGGCACAGCAAAATTTGACATCCCCATCAGCTGGAGATGTTGACACCAGAAGGCTACGAATGCTTCTGAACAATAGAAGCATGCTTCTTGGGAAGGATGGTCAGTCAAACAATGTTGGTGATGTTATTCCGAATGTTGGATCTCCAATGCAAACTTCATGCTCTGTTATGCCTCGTGCAGATACAGATATGCTAATCAAG AAAATAGCTCagctacagcagcagcagcagcagcagcaacaacaaAGTAATAGCCAACAGCAGCAGCTTCAACAGCATGCTATTTCAAGTCAGCAGTCACAAAATTCAAATCACCTTCTTCCTCAACAAGAAAAGCTCAGTACAGGCAATGTAACAGTGGATGGAAGCATGTCAAGCTCCTTTAGAGGAACTGATCAG GCTTCAAAGACTCAAGGTGGGCGCAAGCGAAAGCAGCCTGTCTCATCCTCAGGTCCTGCCAACAGTTCAGGGACTGCAAACACTGCTGGACCTTCTCCAAGCTCAGCACCCTCAACACCATCTACTCACACACCAGGAGATGTAATGTCAATGCCACAATTGCAACATAATGGTGGGTCATCTAAGCCATTGATTGTGTTTGGCTCTGAGGGAACTGGAACTCTAACATCACCATCAAACCAGCTA GCTGACATGGACCGCTTTGTGGAGGATGGATCTTTGGATGATAATGTTGAGTCTTTTTTATCTCATGATGATGCAGATCCGAGAGATACAGTTGGTCGCTGTATGGACATCAGCAAAG GGTTTACATTTGCTGAGATTAGATCAGCCCGAGCAAGTACAAATAAAGTTGTCTGTTGCCACTTCTCCTCTGATGGAAAACTGCTTGCAACTGGAGGCCATGATAAGAAG GCTGTTTTGTGGTACACTGAAACTCTAAAGCCAAAATCTACATTGGAAGAACACTCCTTGCTGATTACTGATGTTCGATTTAGCCCAAGCATGCCTCGTCTGGCTACATCATCTTTTGATAAAACCGTTAGGGTCTGGGATGCTGATAAC CCAGGCTATTCACTTCGTACTTTTATGGGCCATTCTGCATCGGTTATGTCGCTGGACTTCCACCCAAATAAAGAAGATCTCATATGCTCTTGTGATGGTGATGGAGAAATACGTTATTGGAGCATCAATAATGGTAGCTGTGCTAGAGTTTTTAAG GGTGGAACAGCCCAAATGCGATTTCAACCTCGTCAGGGAAGGTATCTTGCAGCCGCTGCTGACAATGCTATTTCCATACTAGATGTAGAGACACAGGTTTGCAGGAATTTGCTAAAG GGACATAGGAAACATGTTGATTCTGTGTGCTGGAATCCTTCGGGTGAGCTTCTGGCTTCTGTTAGTGAAGACTCGGTCAAGGTGTGGTCACTTGGTTCAGGGAGTGAAGGTGAATGTGTGCATGAGATGAGCTGTAACGGGAGCAAGTTCCATTCATGTGTTTTCCACCCCGCTTATCCATCTTTGCTTGTCATTGGCTGTTACCAG TCATTGGAGCTGTGGGACATGCCTGAGAACAAGACTATGACTCTTCCGGCACACGATGGTCTGATTGCAGCATTGGCAGTATCAAATGTAACCGGATTGGTGGCATCAGCAAGTCATGACAAGTTCGTCAAACTCTGGAAGTAA
- the LOC105040675 gene encoding transcriptional corepressor LEUNIG isoform X2, with product MSQNNWEADKMLDVYIYDYLVKRNLQATAKAFQAEGKVSSDPVAIDAPGGFLFEWWSVFWDIFIARTNEKHSDVAASYIETQHAKAREQQQPLPQQQQQQQQQQQQQHQHIQMQQLLLQRQQQQQQQQQQQQQQQQQQQQQQQQQQQQRREGAHLLNGTANGLVGSDSLIRQSPGTANALATKMYEERLKLPLQRDPMDEASMKQRFGENVGQLVDPSHASMLKSAATSGQPSGQVLHGSSGGLSGTLQQVQARNQQLPGSTQDIKTEMNPILNPRAAGPDGSLIGIPGSNQAGNNLTLKGWPLTGLDQLRSGILQQQKSFMQSPQPFHQLQFLSPHQQQLLLQAQQNLTSPSAGDVDTRRLRMLLNNRSMLLGKDGQSNNVGDVIPNVGSPMQTSCSVMPRADTDMLIKKIAQLQQQQQQQQQQSNSQQQQLQQHAISSQQSQNSNHLLPQQEKLSTGNVTVDGSMSSSFRGTDQASKTQGGRKRKQPVSSSGPANSSGTANTAGPSPSSAPSTPSTHTPGDVMSMPQLQHNGGSSKPLIVFGSEGTGTLTSPSNQLWDDKDIELQADMDRFVEDGSLDDNVESFLSHDDADPRDTVGRCMDISKGFTFAEIRSARASTNKVVCCHFSSDGKLLATGGHDKKAVLWYTETLKPKSTLEEHSLLITDVRFSPSMPRLATSSFDKTVRVWDADNPGYSLRTFMGHSASVMSLDFHPNKEDLICSCDGDGEIRYWSINNGSCARVFKGGTAQMRFQPRQGRYLAAAADNAISILDVETQVCRNLLKGHRKHVDSVCWNPSGELLASVSEDSVKVWSLGSGSEGECVHEMSCNGSKFHSCVFHPAYPSLLVIGCYQSLELWDMPENKTMTLPAHDGLIAALAVSNVTGLVASASHDKFVKLWK from the exons ACTCAACATGCTAAAGCAAGAGAGCAGCAGCAGCCCCTGcctcaacagcagcagcagcagcagcagcagcagcagcaacaacatCAACATATTCAAATGCAACAACTTCTGTTACAgaggcagcagcagcagcagcagcagcagcaacagcagcagcagcagcaacagcagcagcagcaacagcagcagcagcagcagcagcagcgtaGAGAGGGAGCTCATCTTCTAAATGGCACTGCAAATGGGCTTGTTGGCAGTGATTCGTTAATTCGGCAGAGTCCTGGAACTGCTAATGCATTGGCAACAAAAATGTATGAGGAACGATTGAAGTTGCCACTCCAAAGGGATCCTATGGATGAAGCATCCATGAAG CAAAGATTTGGTGAAAATGTGGGTCAGCTAGTGGATCCAAGCCATGCGTCCATGTTAAAATCAGCTGCAACATCTGGACAACCTTCAGG GCAAGTTTTGCATGGTTCATCTGGAGGCTTATCGGGGACTCTGCAGCAGGTTCAGGCTAGAAACCAACAACTTCCTGGATCAACACAG GATATCAAGACTGAGATGAATCCAATTTTGAACCCGAGAGCTGCAGGTCCTGATGGATCACTAATTGGAATTCCAG GATCTAATCAAGCTGGGAACAATTTGACTTTGAAAGGATGGCCTCTCACA GGACTTGACCAGCTCCGTTCAGGAATTCTGCAACAACAAAAATCATTTATGCAGTCCCCGCAACCATTTCATCAACTTCAGTTTCTAAGTCCCCACCAACAACAGTTACTTCTTCAGGCACAGCAAAATTTGACATCCCCATCAGCTGGAGATGTTGACACCAGAAGGCTACGAATGCTTCTGAACAATAGAAGCATGCTTCTTGGGAAGGATGGTCAGTCAAACAATGTTGGTGATGTTATTCCGAATGTTGGATCTCCAATGCAAACTTCATGCTCTGTTATGCCTCGTGCAGATACAGATATGCTAATCAAG AAAATAGCTCagctacagcagcagcagcagcagcagcaacaacaaAGTAATAGCCAACAGCAGCAGCTTCAACAGCATGCTATTTCAAGTCAGCAGTCACAAAATTCAAATCACCTTCTTCCTCAACAAGAAAAGCTCAGTACAGGCAATGTAACAGTGGATGGAAGCATGTCAAGCTCCTTTAGAGGAACTGATCAG GCTTCAAAGACTCAAGGTGGGCGCAAGCGAAAGCAGCCTGTCTCATCCTCAGGTCCTGCCAACAGTTCAGGGACTGCAAACACTGCTGGACCTTCTCCAAGCTCAGCACCCTCAACACCATCTACTCACACACCAGGAGATGTAATGTCAATGCCACAATTGCAACATAATGGTGGGTCATCTAAGCCATTGATTGTGTTTGGCTCTGAGGGAACTGGAACTCTAACATCACCATCAAACCAGCTA TGGGATGATAAAGATATTGAATTGCAGGCTGACATGGACCGCTTTGTGGAGGATGGATCTTTGGATGATAATGTTGAGTCTTTTTTATCTCATGATGATGCAGATCCGAGAGATACAGTTGGTCGCTGTATGGACATCAGCAAAG GGTTTACATTTGCTGAGATTAGATCAGCCCGAGCAAGTACAAATAAAGTTGTCTGTTGCCACTTCTCCTCTGATGGAAAACTGCTTGCAACTGGAGGCCATGATAAGAAG GCTGTTTTGTGGTACACTGAAACTCTAAAGCCAAAATCTACATTGGAAGAACACTCCTTGCTGATTACTGATGTTCGATTTAGCCCAAGCATGCCTCGTCTGGCTACATCATCTTTTGATAAAACCGTTAGGGTCTGGGATGCTGATAAC CCAGGCTATTCACTTCGTACTTTTATGGGCCATTCTGCATCGGTTATGTCGCTGGACTTCCACCCAAATAAAGAAGATCTCATATGCTCTTGTGATGGTGATGGAGAAATACGTTATTGGAGCATCAATAATGGTAGCTGTGCTAGAGTTTTTAAG GGTGGAACAGCCCAAATGCGATTTCAACCTCGTCAGGGAAGGTATCTTGCAGCCGCTGCTGACAATGCTATTTCCATACTAGATGTAGAGACACAGGTTTGCAGGAATTTGCTAAAG GGACATAGGAAACATGTTGATTCTGTGTGCTGGAATCCTTCGGGTGAGCTTCTGGCTTCTGTTAGTGAAGACTCGGTCAAGGTGTGGTCACTTGGTTCAGGGAGTGAAGGTGAATGTGTGCATGAGATGAGCTGTAACGGGAGCAAGTTCCATTCATGTGTTTTCCACCCCGCTTATCCATCTTTGCTTGTCATTGGCTGTTACCAG TCATTGGAGCTGTGGGACATGCCTGAGAACAAGACTATGACTCTTCCGGCACACGATGGTCTGATTGCAGCATTGGCAGTATCAAATGTAACCGGATTGGTGGCATCAGCAAGTCATGACAAGTTCGTCAAACTCTGGAAGTAA
- the LOC105040675 gene encoding transcriptional corepressor LEUNIG isoform X1 yields MSQNNWEADKMLDVYIYDYLVKRNLQATAKAFQAEGKVSSDPVAIDAPGGFLFEWWSVFWDIFIARTNEKHSDVAASYIETQHAKAREQQQPLPQQQQQQQQQQQQQHQHIQMQQLLLQRQQQQQQQQQQQQQQQQQQQQQQQQQQQQRREGAHLLNGTANGLVGSDSLIRQSPGTANALATKMYEERLKLPLQRDPMDEASMKQRFGENVGQLVDPSHASMLKSAATSGQPSGQVLHGSSGGLSGTLQQVQARNQQLPGSTQDIKTEMNPILNPRAAGPDGSLIGIPGSNQAGNNLTLKGWPLTGLDQLRSGILQQQKSFMQSPQPFHQLQFLSPHQQQLLLQAQQNLTSPSAGDVDTRRLRMLLNNRSMLLGKDGQSNNVGDVIPNVGSPMQTSCSVMPRADTDMLIKKIAQLQQQQQQQQQQSNSQQQQLQQHAISSQQSQNSNHLLPQQEKLSTGNVTVDGSMSSSFRGTDQASKTQGGRKRKQPVSSSGPANSSGTANTAGPSPSSAPSTPSTHTPGDVMSMPQLQHNGGSSKPLIVFGSEGTGTLTSPSNQLWDDKDIELQADMDRFVEDGSLDDNVESFLSHDDADPRDTVGRCMDISKAALSGFTFAEIRSARASTNKVVCCHFSSDGKLLATGGHDKKAVLWYTETLKPKSTLEEHSLLITDVRFSPSMPRLATSSFDKTVRVWDADNPGYSLRTFMGHSASVMSLDFHPNKEDLICSCDGDGEIRYWSINNGSCARVFKGGTAQMRFQPRQGRYLAAAADNAISILDVETQVCRNLLKGHRKHVDSVCWNPSGELLASVSEDSVKVWSLGSGSEGECVHEMSCNGSKFHSCVFHPAYPSLLVIGCYQSLELWDMPENKTMTLPAHDGLIAALAVSNVTGLVASASHDKFVKLWK; encoded by the exons ACTCAACATGCTAAAGCAAGAGAGCAGCAGCAGCCCCTGcctcaacagcagcagcagcagcagcagcagcagcagcaacaacatCAACATATTCAAATGCAACAACTTCTGTTACAgaggcagcagcagcagcagcagcagcagcaacagcagcagcagcagcaacagcagcagcagcaacagcagcagcagcagcagcagcagcgtaGAGAGGGAGCTCATCTTCTAAATGGCACTGCAAATGGGCTTGTTGGCAGTGATTCGTTAATTCGGCAGAGTCCTGGAACTGCTAATGCATTGGCAACAAAAATGTATGAGGAACGATTGAAGTTGCCACTCCAAAGGGATCCTATGGATGAAGCATCCATGAAG CAAAGATTTGGTGAAAATGTGGGTCAGCTAGTGGATCCAAGCCATGCGTCCATGTTAAAATCAGCTGCAACATCTGGACAACCTTCAGG GCAAGTTTTGCATGGTTCATCTGGAGGCTTATCGGGGACTCTGCAGCAGGTTCAGGCTAGAAACCAACAACTTCCTGGATCAACACAG GATATCAAGACTGAGATGAATCCAATTTTGAACCCGAGAGCTGCAGGTCCTGATGGATCACTAATTGGAATTCCAG GATCTAATCAAGCTGGGAACAATTTGACTTTGAAAGGATGGCCTCTCACA GGACTTGACCAGCTCCGTTCAGGAATTCTGCAACAACAAAAATCATTTATGCAGTCCCCGCAACCATTTCATCAACTTCAGTTTCTAAGTCCCCACCAACAACAGTTACTTCTTCAGGCACAGCAAAATTTGACATCCCCATCAGCTGGAGATGTTGACACCAGAAGGCTACGAATGCTTCTGAACAATAGAAGCATGCTTCTTGGGAAGGATGGTCAGTCAAACAATGTTGGTGATGTTATTCCGAATGTTGGATCTCCAATGCAAACTTCATGCTCTGTTATGCCTCGTGCAGATACAGATATGCTAATCAAG AAAATAGCTCagctacagcagcagcagcagcagcagcaacaacaaAGTAATAGCCAACAGCAGCAGCTTCAACAGCATGCTATTTCAAGTCAGCAGTCACAAAATTCAAATCACCTTCTTCCTCAACAAGAAAAGCTCAGTACAGGCAATGTAACAGTGGATGGAAGCATGTCAAGCTCCTTTAGAGGAACTGATCAG GCTTCAAAGACTCAAGGTGGGCGCAAGCGAAAGCAGCCTGTCTCATCCTCAGGTCCTGCCAACAGTTCAGGGACTGCAAACACTGCTGGACCTTCTCCAAGCTCAGCACCCTCAACACCATCTACTCACACACCAGGAGATGTAATGTCAATGCCACAATTGCAACATAATGGTGGGTCATCTAAGCCATTGATTGTGTTTGGCTCTGAGGGAACTGGAACTCTAACATCACCATCAAACCAGCTA TGGGATGATAAAGATATTGAATTGCAGGCTGACATGGACCGCTTTGTGGAGGATGGATCTTTGGATGATAATGTTGAGTCTTTTTTATCTCATGATGATGCAGATCCGAGAGATACAGTTGGTCGCTGTATGGACATCAGCAAAG CTGCACTGTCAGGGTTTACATTTGCTGAGATTAGATCAGCCCGAGCAAGTACAAATAAAGTTGTCTGTTGCCACTTCTCCTCTGATGGAAAACTGCTTGCAACTGGAGGCCATGATAAGAAG GCTGTTTTGTGGTACACTGAAACTCTAAAGCCAAAATCTACATTGGAAGAACACTCCTTGCTGATTACTGATGTTCGATTTAGCCCAAGCATGCCTCGTCTGGCTACATCATCTTTTGATAAAACCGTTAGGGTCTGGGATGCTGATAAC CCAGGCTATTCACTTCGTACTTTTATGGGCCATTCTGCATCGGTTATGTCGCTGGACTTCCACCCAAATAAAGAAGATCTCATATGCTCTTGTGATGGTGATGGAGAAATACGTTATTGGAGCATCAATAATGGTAGCTGTGCTAGAGTTTTTAAG GGTGGAACAGCCCAAATGCGATTTCAACCTCGTCAGGGAAGGTATCTTGCAGCCGCTGCTGACAATGCTATTTCCATACTAGATGTAGAGACACAGGTTTGCAGGAATTTGCTAAAG GGACATAGGAAACATGTTGATTCTGTGTGCTGGAATCCTTCGGGTGAGCTTCTGGCTTCTGTTAGTGAAGACTCGGTCAAGGTGTGGTCACTTGGTTCAGGGAGTGAAGGTGAATGTGTGCATGAGATGAGCTGTAACGGGAGCAAGTTCCATTCATGTGTTTTCCACCCCGCTTATCCATCTTTGCTTGTCATTGGCTGTTACCAG TCATTGGAGCTGTGGGACATGCCTGAGAACAAGACTATGACTCTTCCGGCACACGATGGTCTGATTGCAGCATTGGCAGTATCAAATGTAACCGGATTGGTGGCATCAGCAAGTCATGACAAGTTCGTCAAACTCTGGAAGTAA